One region of Triticum aestivum cultivar Chinese Spring chromosome 6B, IWGSC CS RefSeq v2.1, whole genome shotgun sequence genomic DNA includes:
- the LOC123133180 gene encoding non-specific lipid-transfer protein 4, translating into MRSLLVLSLVVVAAACLAAPRGAHGAGECGRTPADEMALKLAPCASAGQDPNSAPSSGCCTAVRTIGKQSPKCLCAVMLSDTAKSAGIKPEAAISIPKRCNLVDRPVGYKCGAYTLP; encoded by the exons ATGAGGAGTCTGCTGGTGCTTTCTCTGGTGGTCGTGGCCGCGGCGTGCCTCGCGGCTCCGCGGGGCGCGCACGGGGCCGGCGAGTGCGGGAGGACGCCGGCGGACGAGATGGCGCTGAAGCTGGCGCCGTGCGCGTCGGCGGGGCAGGACCCCAACTCGGCGCCGTCAAGCGGGTGCTGCACAGCGGTGCGCACCATCGGCAAGCAGAGCCCCAAGTGCCTCTGCGCCGTCATGCTCTCCGACACCGCCAAGAGCGCCGGCATCAAGCCGGAGGCCGCCATATCCATCCCCAAGCGCTGCAACCTCGTCGACCGCCCTGTCGGCTACAAGTGCGGAG CTTACACTCTGCCGTAA